Genomic DNA from Calditerrivibrio sp.:
GTGCATCGCCTGTTTGGTAGCGTTTAATATATTTAGCGTATCCACCATACTGGAGCAAACGACACCTATACCAATCGAAAGGGCATTTTCGGATATTAGCTGATAGATAAGGTCCCTTTCTTTCTCCTTTAATTTTTTGGAATCGATGATCCGTCTATCGTAAAAAGACCCCTTCAAAACGACAGCTGCTGCCACCACAGGGCCAGCTAAACATCCTCTGCCAACCTCATCAATGCCAACGTATCTCAAATATTCAAACCTTTCTTTTCTATAGTTTTGCTCAAGATCCAATCACTTAGCTCAGATAGACCTTCCCCAGTATAGCAGGAAGTTCTAAAAAATATGAGGTTGTTATTAACACCTTTGGCAAAGTTGATACATCTATCCACATCAAAGTTTAGATAAGGTACCAAATCGATTTTATTCAAAACAAAAACATCCGAAACCCTCATCATGCTTGGATACTTGATAGGCTTATCTTCCCCTTCCGTTGCGGCAACTATTACTATCTTTATATCTTCCCCAAGGTAAAAAGATGAGGGGCACACCAAGTTACCAACATTTTCAATAATCAAAAGGTCTAACTTTTCAAGATCCAATTTATTAACAACCTCTTCTATCCATGCCGCTTCGAGATGGCACGCCCCATTCGTGGTTATCTGATGGGCTGGAACCCCTGTTTTTCTGATCCTCTGGGCATCATTTTCAGTCTGCAAATCCCCTTCAATAACAAAGATGTTAAGCTTCTCCTTAAGAACTGGAAGTATCTTTTCAAGTATAGAAGTCTTACCACTACCGGGGGAAGAAACAATATTGATAACAAACACCCCTTTTTCCTTAAAAAGCGCCTTAAGTTGTTCAGCTATTTTTGCATTTTTAGATAGTATCCCTTCTTTGATATCA
This window encodes:
- the hypB gene encoding hydrogenase nickel incorporation protein HypB — translated: MSNKIDIKEGILSKNAKIAEQLKALFKEKGVFVINIVSSPGSGKTSILEKILPVLKEKLNIFVIEGDLQTENDAQRIRKTGVPAHQITTNGACHLEAAWIEEVVNKLDLEKLDLLIIENVGNLVCPSSFYLGEDIKIVIVAATEGEDKPIKYPSMMRVSDVFVLNKIDLVPYLNFDVDRCINFAKGVNNNLIFFRTSCYTGEGLSELSDWILSKTIEKKGLNI